In Thauera sp. JM12B12, one DNA window encodes the following:
- a CDS encoding efflux RND transporter permease subunit, giving the protein MHAPLSPPAADAAPPAGASVGVLDRVIDWSARNVFLVLLATLFLIGGGLYAVKHTPLDALPDLSDVQVIVYTDYPGQAPQVVEDQVTYPLTTSMLAVPRAKVVRGFSMFGASYVYVIFEDGTDIYWARSRVLEYLSTAASRLPQGVAPQIGPDATGVGWVYQYAVLGRDMSLADTRSLQDWYVRYQLTKAQGVSEVASIGGFVREYQVTIDPLRLAGYGITLEQVTQAIRASNRDVGGRVVELAEKEYMVRGRGYLQSVEDIAGIVLKAERGTPVRVADVARVELVPAERRGIAELNGEGEVASGIVMARFGQNALDVIANVKAKIAEIAPGLPAGAEIVPVYDRSELIERAIGNLQWTLLEESLIVAAVCVIFLLHVRSALVAIITLPLGILFAFIAMRSLDLGSNIMSLGGIAIAIGAMVDAAIVMIENAHKHIERLPAGADQKARGAAIVLACKEVGPALFFSLLIITVSFLPVFALEGQEGRLFSPLAFTKTFAMAGAALLSVTLVPVLMLFFVRGRILPEAKNPVNRLLIWLYRPIIQGVLRFKVLTLVLAVLAMAATIVPARQIGSEFMPTLNEGTLFYMPAALPGMSVTEAGRLLATTNRIIKTFPEVESVYGKAGRANTATDPAPLEMFETVINLKPQDQWRPGMSTDKLIAEMDAALKFPGLANSWTMPIKARIDMLSTGIRTPVGVKVFGTDLETLEKVAQAVEAAVRKVPGASSAYAERVAGGYYVDIVPRRDQLARYGLTIDMVQDVIATALGGEMVTTTVEGLERYGVSVRYARGLRDDPARLASDVYVPTMNGPIPLGQVAEVKLTRGAPAIRTENALLAAYVYVDTRESDLGAFVKRAQQAVAEEVEFPQGYYATWSGQFENMERAKEKMKIVVPVTLALIFVLLYLNFRRLTETLIVMLSVPFALVGGVWLMWWLGYQMSVAVAVGFIALAGVAAETGVIMLIYLDHAWKEVRERREAEGREAGVADLYAAIMEGAVERVRPKMMTVVAIMAGLLPIMWSTGTGSEVMSRIAAPMVGGMVSSTVLTLAVIPALYALVKQWELRRGARAEPAVATVSNS; this is encoded by the coding sequence ATGCACGCTCCGCTCAGCCCCCCGGCCGCCGATGCCGCGCCGCCTGCGGGCGCCTCCGTCGGCGTCCTCGACCGCGTCATCGACTGGTCCGCTCGCAACGTCTTCCTGGTGCTGCTCGCCACGCTGTTCCTGATCGGCGGCGGCCTCTACGCGGTCAAGCACACCCCGCTCGACGCGCTGCCCGACCTCTCGGACGTGCAGGTGATCGTCTACACCGACTACCCCGGCCAGGCGCCGCAGGTGGTCGAGGATCAGGTCACCTATCCGCTCACCACCTCGATGCTGGCGGTGCCGCGTGCGAAGGTGGTGCGCGGCTTCTCGATGTTCGGCGCGTCCTACGTGTATGTGATCTTCGAGGACGGCACCGACATCTACTGGGCGCGCTCGCGCGTGCTCGAGTACCTGAGCACCGCCGCCAGCCGCCTGCCGCAGGGCGTGGCGCCGCAGATCGGGCCGGACGCCACCGGCGTGGGCTGGGTCTACCAATACGCGGTGCTGGGCCGGGACATGAGCCTCGCCGACACCCGCAGCCTGCAGGACTGGTACGTGCGCTATCAGCTCACCAAGGCGCAGGGCGTGTCCGAGGTCGCCAGCATCGGCGGCTTCGTGCGCGAGTACCAGGTCACCATCGATCCGCTGCGCCTCGCGGGCTACGGCATCACCCTTGAGCAGGTGACGCAGGCGATCCGCGCCTCCAACCGCGACGTCGGCGGCCGCGTGGTGGAACTGGCCGAGAAGGAATACATGGTGCGCGGCCGGGGCTACCTGCAAAGCGTGGAGGACATCGCCGGCATCGTGCTCAAGGCCGAGCGCGGCACGCCGGTGCGGGTGGCCGACGTCGCCCGCGTCGAGCTGGTGCCAGCCGAGCGGCGCGGCATCGCCGAGCTGAACGGCGAGGGCGAGGTGGCCTCCGGCATCGTCATGGCGCGCTTCGGCCAGAACGCGCTCGACGTGATCGCCAACGTCAAGGCCAAGATCGCCGAGATCGCCCCCGGCCTGCCGGCGGGCGCCGAGATCGTGCCGGTCTACGACCGCTCCGAGCTGATCGAGCGTGCGATCGGCAACCTGCAATGGACGCTGCTCGAGGAGAGCCTGATCGTCGCTGCCGTGTGCGTGATCTTCCTGCTCCATGTGAGGAGCGCGCTGGTGGCGATCATCACGCTGCCGCTCGGCATCCTGTTCGCCTTCATCGCCATGCGCTCGCTCGACCTGGGCTCGAACATCATGAGCCTGGGCGGCATCGCGATCGCGATCGGGGCGATGGTGGACGCGGCGATCGTGATGATCGAGAACGCGCACAAGCACATCGAGCGCCTGCCCGCAGGGGCGGACCAGAAGGCGCGCGGCGCCGCGATCGTGCTCGCCTGCAAGGAGGTCGGGCCGGCGCTGTTCTTCTCGCTGCTGATCATCACCGTGTCCTTCCTGCCGGTGTTCGCGCTCGAAGGCCAGGAGGGCCGGCTGTTCTCGCCGCTCGCCTTCACCAAGACCTTCGCCATGGCCGGTGCCGCGCTGCTGTCGGTGACCCTGGTGCCGGTGCTGATGCTGTTCTTCGTGCGCGGGCGCATCCTGCCCGAGGCGAAGAACCCGGTGAATCGGCTGCTGATCTGGCTGTACCGGCCGATCATCCAGGGCGTGCTGCGCTTCAAGGTCCTCACGCTCGTGCTCGCCGTGCTGGCGATGGCGGCCACCATCGTGCCGGCGCGCCAGATCGGCTCGGAGTTCATGCCCACGCTCAACGAAGGCACGCTGTTCTACATGCCTGCGGCGCTGCCGGGCATGTCGGTGACCGAGGCCGGGCGCCTGCTTGCGACGACGAACCGCATCATCAAGACCTTCCCAGAGGTCGAATCGGTCTATGGCAAGGCCGGCCGCGCCAACACCGCGACCGACCCGGCGCCGCTCGAGATGTTCGAGACCGTCATCAACCTCAAGCCACAGGACCAGTGGCGCCCGGGGATGAGCACCGACAAGCTGATCGCCGAGATGGACGCCGCGCTCAAGTTCCCCGGCCTGGCCAACTCGTGGACCATGCCGATCAAGGCCCGCATCGACATGCTCAGCACCGGCATCCGCACCCCGGTGGGGGTCAAGGTGTTCGGCACGGACCTGGAGACGCTGGAGAAGGTGGCGCAGGCGGTGGAGGCCGCCGTGCGCAAGGTGCCGGGCGCGAGCAGCGCCTACGCCGAGCGGGTGGCGGGCGGCTACTACGTGGACATCGTGCCGCGTCGCGATCAGCTCGCGCGCTACGGGCTCACCATCGACATGGTGCAGGACGTGATCGCCACCGCGCTCGGCGGCGAGATGGTGACGACCACGGTCGAAGGCCTGGAGCGCTACGGCGTGTCGGTGCGTTACGCGCGCGGCCTGCGCGACGATCCGGCGCGGCTCGCGTCCGACGTCTATGTGCCGACCATGAACGGCCCGATCCCGCTCGGCCAGGTGGCCGAGGTGAAGCTGACGCGCGGTGCGCCCGCCATCCGTACCGAGAACGCGCTGCTTGCGGCCTATGTGTATGTCGACACCCGGGAGTCCGACCTCGGCGCCTTCGTCAAGCGCGCGCAGCAGGCGGTGGCCGAAGAGGTCGAATTCCCGCAGGGCTACTACGCCACCTGGAGCGGCCAGTTCGAGAACATGGAGCGCGCCAAGGAGAAGATGAAGATCGTCGTGCCGGTGACCCTCGCACTCATCTTCGTGCTGCTCTACCTCAACTTCCGCCGCCTGACCGAGACGCTGATCGTGATGCTGTCGGTGCCCTTTGCGCTGGTCGGCGGGGTATGGCTGATGTGGTGGCTGGGCTACCAGATGAGCGTGGCGGTGGCGGTGGGCTTCATCGCGCTCGCCGGGGTGGCGGCGGAGACCGGCGTGATCATGCTGATCTACCTCGATCATGCATGGAAGGAGGTTCGCGAGCGCAGGGAGGCGGAGGGTCGCGAGGCCGGCGTCGCCGATCTGTACGCGGCGATCATGGAGGGCGCGGTCGAGCGCGTGCGACCGAAGATGATGACCGTGGTGGCGATCATGGCCGGCCTCTTGCCGATCATGTGGAGCACCGGCACCGGCAGCGAGGTGATGAGCCGCATCGCCGCGCCGATGGTGGGCGGCATGGTGTCCTCGACCGTGCTGACGCTGGCGGTGATTCCGGCGCTCTACGCGCTGGTCAAGCAGTGGGAGCTGCGCCGTGGTGCGCGGGCGGAGCCGGCGGTCGCGACGGTGTCGAATTCGTAG
- a CDS encoding efflux RND transporter periplasmic adaptor subunit: MTTVAVAVAIAAGAGYWFARMQHGAASAAPAAVGAAVATATQAEGEGERKILYYRNPMGLPDTSPVPKKDSMGMDYIPVYADDRPDDSGAVAVSPARMQTLGVKTALVELGTVDATVRASGRIEIDERRQVVVAPRFEGWIERLHVNAVGDAVKKGQPLFTAYSPELQSTGEELRIAERLAHASASHDPVASESARRLAEATRARLRNLQVAGQAGARQVFHAPASGVVLEKMAIEGGRFMPGEALFRIADLSKVWIIADVFEQDLARVQVGQGAQVTLEAWPGRSFPARVDYLYPTLDPATRSTRVRLELDNAQGLLRPGMFAQVELAAGDASPKTVVPSSAIIDDGERRVVLVALDEGRFKPQPVKLGERGREVVEVLEGVEAGDRVVVSANFLIDSESQLKAALSNLMEADASEQMAAPSYETEGTLDAIDAEAGSLTLTHGEIPALKWPAMTMDFVIADPGLVKDIAPGTPVRFVFEAGEPGEYIVTGIEPLPGAAAADGSDAHRGH; encoded by the coding sequence GTGACGACGGTCGCGGTCGCGGTGGCGATCGCGGCGGGTGCGGGCTACTGGTTCGCGCGCATGCAGCATGGGGCGGCGTCTGCCGCGCCGGCAGCCGTGGGGGCCGCGGTCGCGACCGCGACGCAGGCTGAGGGCGAGGGCGAACGCAAGATCCTCTATTACCGTAACCCGATGGGCCTGCCCGACACCTCGCCGGTGCCGAAGAAGGACTCGATGGGCATGGACTACATCCCGGTCTATGCCGACGACCGGCCCGACGACAGCGGCGCGGTGGCGGTCAGCCCGGCGCGCATGCAGACCCTGGGCGTGAAGACGGCCCTGGTCGAACTGGGCACGGTGGACGCAACGGTGCGCGCCAGCGGCCGCATCGAGATCGACGAGCGCCGCCAGGTGGTGGTGGCGCCGCGCTTCGAGGGCTGGATCGAGCGCCTGCATGTGAACGCCGTGGGCGATGCGGTGAAGAAAGGCCAGCCGCTGTTCACCGCCTACAGCCCCGAGCTGCAATCGACCGGCGAGGAGTTGCGCATCGCCGAGCGCCTGGCGCACGCGAGCGCGAGCCACGACCCGGTGGCGAGCGAATCCGCCCGTCGGCTGGCGGAGGCGACACGCGCGCGCCTGCGCAACCTGCAGGTCGCCGGCCAGGCCGGTGCGCGCCAGGTCTTCCACGCCCCGGCAAGCGGCGTCGTGCTGGAGAAGATGGCGATCGAAGGCGGGCGCTTCATGCCCGGCGAGGCGCTGTTCCGTATTGCTGATCTGTCGAAGGTGTGGATCATCGCCGACGTCTTCGAGCAGGACCTTGCCCGCGTGCAGGTCGGCCAGGGTGCGCAGGTGACGCTCGAGGCCTGGCCGGGGCGCAGCTTCCCGGCGCGGGTCGACTACCTGTATCCCACGCTCGATCCCGCCACCCGCAGCACCCGGGTGCGCCTGGAACTGGACAACGCGCAAGGGCTGCTGCGCCCCGGGATGTTCGCCCAGGTCGAGCTCGCGGCGGGCGACGCCAGCCCGAAGACGGTGGTGCCGAGCTCGGCGATCATCGACGACGGCGAGCGCAGGGTGGTGCTGGTCGCCCTCGACGAGGGGCGCTTCAAGCCGCAGCCGGTGAAGCTCGGCGAGCGCGGCCGCGAGGTGGTGGAGGTGCTCGAAGGCGTGGAGGCGGGCGATCGGGTGGTGGTGTCCGCCAACTTCCTGATCGACTCGGAGAGTCAGTTGAAGGCCGCGCTGTCGAACCTGATGGAGGCCGATGCCAGCGAACAGATGGCCGCGCCGAGCTACGAGACCGAGGGCACGCTCGACGCCATCGACGCCGAAGCCGGCAGCCTCACGCTGACCCACGGCGAGATCCCCGCGCTGAAGTGGCCGGCGATGACCATGGATTTCGTCATCGCCGACCCCGGCCTGGTGAAGGACATCGCGCCCGGCACGCCGGTGCGCTTCGTGTTCGAGGCGGGCGAACCGGGCGAGTACATCGTCACCGGCATCGAGCCGCTGCCGGGCGCTGCTGCCGCCGACGGCAGTGACGCCCATCGGGGGCACTGA
- a CDS encoding TolC family protein: MKSPFAVAALRLPRPAALVLALALTGGSAWSQAMPEAPALGASAQALIEHARQGNPGFAAARAEASAARERVSPAGALPDPRFELELMDATNTMSGRSASLLPGQVGETRYRITQPLPGWGKRELAVKAAEAQATRADAMRDAAWTELAARIEALWLRYYAADRERVLNREALSLLQGLEELSLARYELGLLPQQAVLRMQREITAQRLALVEVEQRRTGLAAGLNGLLGRAHDAPLAAPADPPPLPEGLGPGALFEAAASANPEVQVAANGIDVARAERARTYQDRLPDFAVGVTNNRPDEGKASWDVMFEVMIPLQQASRRAREREAEYMLLAAEARREDARARASGELGSAWSMYAQGRETLRLLGHTLLPQAQATRDASRAALASGTVDFDSVIEAERQLIDIRMRQLQTELETRLALTEIRKLTGEFK; encoded by the coding sequence ATGAAATCCCCGTTCGCAGTGGCGGCCCTCCGTCTGCCACGACCCGCGGCGCTGGTGCTGGCGCTCGCGCTGACAGGCGGCAGTGCCTGGAGTCAGGCCATGCCCGAAGCGCCCGCGCTCGGCGCCAGCGCCCAGGCGCTGATCGAGCATGCGCGCCAGGGCAACCCCGGTTTCGCCGCCGCCCGCGCCGAGGCCTCGGCCGCGCGTGAGCGCGTCAGCCCGGCCGGCGCGCTGCCCGACCCGCGCTTCGAGCTCGAGCTGATGGACGCCACCAACACCATGAGCGGGCGCTCGGCCTCGCTGCTGCCCGGCCAGGTGGGCGAGACGCGCTATCGCATCACCCAGCCGCTGCCCGGCTGGGGCAAGCGCGAGCTGGCGGTGAAGGCCGCCGAGGCCCAGGCCACCCGGGCCGACGCCATGCGCGACGCCGCGTGGACCGAGCTGGCGGCCAGGATCGAGGCGCTGTGGCTGCGCTACTACGCCGCCGATCGCGAGCGCGTCCTCAACCGCGAGGCCCTGAGCCTGCTGCAGGGGCTGGAGGAACTGAGCCTCGCCCGCTACGAGCTCGGCCTGCTGCCGCAGCAGGCGGTGCTGCGCATGCAGCGCGAGATCACCGCGCAGCGCCTGGCGCTGGTCGAGGTCGAGCAGCGCCGCACGGGGCTGGCCGCCGGCCTCAACGGCCTCCTGGGCCGCGCCCATGATGCGCCGCTCGCCGCGCCCGCCGATCCGCCGCCCTTGCCCGAGGGGCTGGGGCCGGGCGCCCTGTTCGAGGCCGCGGCCAGCGCCAACCCGGAGGTCCAGGTCGCCGCCAACGGCATCGACGTCGCCCGCGCCGAGCGCGCGCGCACCTACCAGGACCGCCTGCCGGACTTCGCCGTCGGCGTGACCAACAACCGCCCGGATGAAGGCAAGGCGTCCTGGGACGTGATGTTCGAGGTCATGATCCCGCTGCAGCAGGCCAGCCGCCGTGCCCGGGAGCGCGAGGCCGAGTACATGCTGCTGGCGGCCGAGGCCCGGCGCGAGGACGCCCGCGCGCGCGCCTCCGGCGAGCTCGGCAGCGCGTGGTCGATGTACGCCCAGGGCCGCGAGACTCTGCGCCTGCTCGGGCACACGCTGCTGCCGCAGGCCCAGGCCACGCGCGACGCCAGCCGCGCGGCGCTCGCCAGCGGCACGGTCGATTTCGACAGCGTCATCGAGGCCGAGCGCCAGCTCATCGACATCCGCATGCGCCAGCTCCAGACGGAGCTCGAGACCCGGCTGGCGCTGACCGAAATCAGGAAATTGACAGGGGAATTCAAGTGA
- a CDS encoding copper-binding protein — protein MNKTLITSALLLALGGGAPLAFAQADHDAHHGGASAPAAAEAPLAEGTVKKIDKPAGKLTIAHGPLEALNMPPMTMVFRAAEPGLLDQVKVGDKIRFAVTRVGGALTVTVIEPAQ, from the coding sequence ATGAACAAGACCCTGATCACCTCCGCGCTGCTCCTCGCGCTCGGCGGCGGCGCGCCGCTGGCGTTCGCGCAGGCCGACCACGACGCCCACCACGGCGGCGCCAGCGCCCCGGCCGCGGCCGAGGCGCCGCTGGCCGAAGGCACGGTCAAGAAGATCGACAAGCCGGCCGGCAAGCTCACCATCGCGCATGGTCCGCTCGAGGCGCTCAACATGCCGCCGATGACGATGGTGTTCCGCGCTGCCGAGCCGGGCCTGCTCGACCAGGTCAAGGTCGGCGACAAGATCCGCTTCGCGGTCACGCGCGTCGGCGGCGCGCTGACGGTCACGGTGATCGAGCCGGCGCAGTGA
- a CDS encoding cupredoxin family protein, with product MKNRRRFLATGLAAGVLALQRGAFAHGGPAHADKATTAPAGESATGSATGSATAPPKAQQPWGIAGDVAAVVRTIPIVMSDSMRFVPDRIEVRLGETIRFTHENRGAVMHEMVIGTPAALAEHAELMERFPEMEHDEPWMAHVPPGGRGEMVWQFNRAGEFQFACLIPGHFQAGMIGSITVRG from the coding sequence ATGAAGAACCGTCGTCGTTTTCTCGCCACCGGCCTTGCCGCCGGGGTGCTCGCCCTGCAGCGCGGCGCCTTCGCCCATGGCGGGCCCGCGCATGCCGACAAGGCGACCACCGCGCCTGCCGGCGAGTCCGCCACCGGGTCTGCCACCGGGTCTGCCACCGCGCCGCCGAAGGCGCAGCAGCCCTGGGGCATCGCCGGCGACGTCGCGGCGGTGGTGCGCACCATCCCCATCGTCATGAGCGACAGCATGCGCTTCGTGCCCGACCGCATCGAGGTGCGGCTGGGCGAGACGATCCGCTTCACCCACGAGAACCGCGGCGCGGTGATGCACGAGATGGTGATCGGCACGCCCGCTGCGCTCGCCGAGCACGCGGAGCTGATGGAGCGCTTTCCCGAGATGGAGCACGACGAGCCGTGGATGGCCCACGTGCCGCCGGGTGGGCGCGGGGAGATGGTCTGGCAGTTCAACCGCGCCGGCGAGTTCCAGTTTGCCTGCCTGATCCCCGGCCATTTCCAGGCGGGGATGATCGGCAGTATCACGGTCCGCGGCTGA
- a CDS encoding heavy metal response regulator transcription factor — translation MKILIVEDEVKTGDYLRQGLTEAGFVVDLARDGLDGLHLALAGDYDLIVLDVMLPSLDGWSILKTLRRSGREAPVLFLTARDQIEDRVRGLELGADDYLVKPFAFSEFLARVRTLLRRGRSHEPEILRSANLELDLLRRRVSRCGQRIDLTAKEFALLELLLRRKGEVLPRSLIASQVWDMNFDSDTNVIEVAVRRLRVKVDDPFEPKLIRTVRGMGYVLEAMEPS, via the coding sequence ATGAAGATCCTGATCGTCGAAGACGAGGTGAAGACCGGCGACTACCTGCGCCAGGGGCTGACCGAGGCCGGATTCGTCGTCGACCTCGCGAGAGACGGCCTCGACGGGCTCCACCTCGCGCTCGCGGGCGACTACGACCTCATCGTGCTGGACGTGATGCTGCCGTCACTGGACGGCTGGAGCATCCTCAAGACACTGCGTCGCAGCGGCCGCGAGGCCCCGGTGCTGTTCCTGACGGCCCGCGACCAGATCGAGGACCGGGTCCGTGGCCTCGAGCTCGGCGCCGACGATTACCTGGTCAAGCCCTTCGCCTTCTCCGAGTTTCTCGCGCGGGTGCGCACCCTGCTGCGCCGGGGACGAAGCCACGAACCGGAGATCCTGCGCTCGGCAAACCTGGAGCTCGATCTGCTTCGCCGCCGCGTCAGCCGCTGCGGCCAGCGCATCGACCTCACCGCCAAGGAGTTCGCCCTGCTCGAGTTGCTCCTGCGCCGCAAGGGCGAGGTGCTGCCGCGATCCTTGATCGCGTCACAGGTCTGGGACATGAACTTCGACAGCGACACGAACGTGATCGAGGTGGCGGTGCGCCGGTTGCGGGTGAAGGTCGACGACCCCTTCGAGCCCAAGCTGATCCGCACCGTGCGCGGCATGGGCTACGTGCTCGAGGCGATGGAGCCGAGCTGA
- a CDS encoding heavy metal sensor histidine kinase yields the protein MIRIHSLTARLATLFAVLTASLLVLAAVFLGRMLDAHFEELDTHELQGKLTLIRNALQTEAAQVGQPDRFEALDRSFVGHESVGVLLRDAEGRVLHVIHPEHFTAAQRAGEALAAGLSGWTVDARPHRGVEVSIALPSAGANHETIAALVALDLSHHVHFLASVRHATWAGVVAAALAAALFGWIAAYRGLAPLRQVTETARKLSARQLAERLAIDDAPLEVRDHVEAFNGMLARLEAAFQRLGDYSADIAHELRTPISNLMTQTQVALSRPRTTEAYQDILASNLEEYERIARMVSDMLFLAKAEGNTLAHASEPVDLALEADALVDFYEALADERQVGIARQGQASVQGDRLMLRRALSNLISNALRHTPEGGQITIRIDADAAGVRVAVCNVGDPIPGEQIERIFERFHRGSAQRESRGEGAGLGLAITRSIVHAHGGQISAQSAEGVTCFTITLPRHRAPAAP from the coding sequence ATGATCCGCATTCACTCGCTGACGGCACGGCTGGCAACGCTCTTTGCGGTGCTCACGGCAAGCCTGCTCGTGCTGGCGGCGGTGTTCCTCGGCCGCATGCTGGACGCGCACTTCGAGGAACTCGACACGCATGAGCTGCAGGGCAAGCTCACCCTGATCCGCAACGCGCTGCAGACCGAGGCCGCGCAGGTGGGGCAGCCGGATCGCTTCGAGGCGCTCGACCGTTCCTTCGTCGGGCACGAGAGTGTCGGCGTCCTCCTTCGCGATGCCGAGGGGCGCGTGCTGCACGTCATCCATCCCGAGCACTTCACCGCCGCCCAGCGCGCAGGCGAAGCCCTCGCGGCCGGGCTGAGCGGCTGGACGGTCGACGCGCGCCCCCATCGGGGAGTCGAGGTCAGCATCGCGCTGCCGAGCGCCGGCGCAAACCACGAGACGATCGCGGCCCTGGTCGCGCTCGATCTGTCGCATCACGTCCATTTCCTCGCCTCGGTGCGCCACGCGACCTGGGCGGGCGTCGTCGCGGCCGCGCTGGCGGCGGCGCTGTTCGGCTGGATCGCCGCGTACCGGGGCCTCGCCCCGCTGCGCCAGGTCACCGAGACCGCCCGCAAGCTGTCAGCCCGGCAGCTCGCCGAGCGTCTGGCCATCGATGACGCCCCGCTCGAGGTGCGCGACCACGTCGAGGCCTTCAACGGCATGCTGGCGCGGCTCGAGGCCGCCTTCCAGCGCCTCGGCGACTACTCCGCGGACATCGCCCACGAGCTGCGCACGCCGATCTCGAACCTGATGACGCAGACCCAGGTCGCGCTTTCGCGGCCCCGCACGACCGAGGCGTATCAGGACATCCTGGCCTCGAACCTCGAGGAGTACGAGCGCATCGCGCGCATGGTCAGCGACATGCTCTTCCTCGCCAAGGCCGAGGGGAACACGCTCGCGCACGCCAGCGAGCCGGTCGACCTGGCCCTCGAGGCAGATGCCCTGGTCGATTTCTACGAGGCCCTCGCCGACGAGCGCCAGGTCGGCATCGCGCGCCAGGGGCAGGCGAGCGTTCAGGGCGATCGCCTGATGCTGCGGCGGGCCCTTTCCAACCTGATCTCGAACGCACTCCGCCACACGCCCGAAGGCGGGCAGATCACGATCAGGATCGATGCCGACGCTGCCGGTGTCCGTGTCGCGGTCTGCAACGTCGGCGATCCCATCCCCGGCGAGCAGATCGAGCGGATCTTCGAGCGTTTCCATCGCGGCAGCGCCCAGCGCGAGTCCCGCGGCGAAGGCGCAGGGCTCGGGCTCGCGATCACACGCTCGATCGTCCACGCCCACGGCGGGCAGATCAGCGCGCAATCGGCCGAAGGCGTCACCTGCTTCACGATCACCCTGCCTCGGCACCGCGCGCCTGCGGCACCCTGA
- a CDS encoding HisA/HisF-related TIM barrel protein, whose protein sequence is MQLIPVIDLMAGQVVRGVRGERSAYRPIRSSLCPSSAPLELAPRLLERAASDTLYLADLDALMGGALQFDMLAALLDGLPAVQLWVDGGFRDAESIDAFRQRLGAHAARVTPIVASESLADADRARRCLAAHRAHCILSLDRRQGSLLDPGGCHAHPEWWPARVIVMTLDRVGADAGPDLETLRGVQALRPDVELVGAGGIRDEADLRHAAASGASAWLVASALHDGRIGAQRGVM, encoded by the coding sequence ATGCAGCTCATTCCCGTCATCGACCTGATGGCCGGCCAGGTCGTCCGCGGCGTGCGTGGCGAGCGCAGCGCCTACCGACCGATCCGGTCGTCCCTGTGTCCATCGAGCGCGCCGCTCGAACTCGCGCCGCGCCTGCTCGAGCGCGCGGCGAGCGACACCCTCTATCTTGCCGACCTCGACGCCCTGATGGGCGGCGCCCTGCAGTTCGACATGCTGGCCGCGCTGCTCGACGGCTTGCCCGCGGTGCAGCTCTGGGTCGACGGCGGCTTTCGCGACGCCGAATCGATCGACGCCTTCCGGCAGCGCCTCGGCGCGCACGCCGCCCGCGTCACCCCGATCGTCGCCAGCGAGTCGCTTGCGGATGCCGACCGCGCGCGCCGCTGCCTCGCGGCGCATCGTGCGCACTGCATTCTGTCACTCGATCGCCGCCAGGGCAGCCTGCTCGATCCCGGCGGCTGCCACGCCCACCCCGAGTGGTGGCCCGCACGCGTGATCGTGATGACGCTCGACCGTGTCGGTGCCGACGCCGGTCCGGACCTCGAAACCCTGCGCGGCGTTCAGGCCCTGCGCCCGGACGTGGAGCTGGTCGGGGCGGGCGGAATCCGTGACGAGGCCGACCTCCGCCACGCTGCCGCCTCGGGCGCGAGTGCCTGGCTGGTGGCCTCGGCGCTGCACGATGGGCGCATCGGCGCGCAGCGCGGCGTCATGTGA
- a CDS encoding ATP-grasp domain-containing protein, which produces MLEFISAGGLGEAASAEPAGVAGEPLLAQGVRMRDALLGELSALPGLEISVADAGLAPLPAHPPMPAAAVQRLSTAAVADLAAWLGARQAAFDLVWVIAPETDDCLLTLCAAVAPARWIGCSADAIRVAASKTRTRERLAAQGIPTPQAWAPGLPPPAQPGRWVLKPDDGAGSEHTRVFADFAAARAALAAAIATSGLDAAQADAGLPPRWTLEAWVEGEALSLSLLCAAEGVEVLSVNRQRLILEADGQLGYAGVDTGVEPVTQALRDLAERCAAAVPGLAGFVGLDLVRQPDGRLCVIEINPRLTCAYAGLAAPPESARPPSPCARPRTLAADIIAAHDAAFSSQATGTADAPRTHA; this is translated from the coding sequence GTGCTCGAATTTATCAGCGCGGGGGGGCTGGGAGAAGCCGCGTCGGCCGAGCCGGCAGGCGTCGCCGGCGAGCCGCTGCTCGCCCAGGGCGTGCGCATGCGCGACGCGCTGCTGGGCGAGCTGAGCGCCCTGCCCGGCCTGGAGATCAGCGTCGCCGACGCGGGCCTGGCGCCGCTGCCCGCGCACCCGCCCATGCCCGCTGCGGCCGTGCAGCGCCTGTCCACCGCCGCCGTCGCCGATCTGGCCGCCTGGCTGGGCGCGCGGCAGGCGGCCTTCGACCTGGTGTGGGTGATCGCACCCGAGACGGACGATTGCCTGCTCACGCTGTGCGCGGCGGTGGCCCCGGCACGCTGGATCGGCTGCAGCGCCGACGCGATCCGGGTGGCGGCCAGCAAGACCCGCACCCGCGAGCGCCTCGCCGCGCAGGGCATTCCGACGCCGCAGGCGTGGGCGCCGGGCCTGCCCCCGCCCGCGCAGCCGGGGCGCTGGGTGCTGAAGCCCGACGACGGCGCCGGCAGCGAGCACACCCGCGTGTTCGCCGACTTCGCCGCCGCGCGCGCGGCGCTGGCCGCGGCCATCGCGACCAGTGGCCTTGATGCGGCGCAGGCCGACGCCGGCCTCCCTCCCCGATGGACGCTCGAGGCCTGGGTCGAGGGCGAGGCGCTGAGCCTGTCGCTGCTGTGCGCCGCCGAGGGCGTCGAGGTGCTGAGCGTCAACCGCCAGCGCCTCATCCTGGAAGCAGACGGCCAGCTCGGCTATGCCGGCGTCGACACCGGGGTCGAGCCGGTCACGCAAGCGCTGCGCGACCTCGCCGAGCGCTGCGCCGCGGCGGTGCCCGGGCTGGCCGGCTTCGTCGGCCTCGACCTCGTCCGCCAGCCCGACGGCCGGCTGTGCGTGATCGAGATCAACCCGCGCCTGACCTGCGCCTACGCCGGCCTCGCCGCGCCGCCGGAGAGCGCCAGGCCGCCCAGCCCCTGCGCGCGCCCGCGCACGCTCGCTGCCGACATCATTGCCGCCCACGACGCCGCATTTTCCAGCCAAGCCACCGGAACCGCCGATGCACCCCGCACACACGCCTGA